The Carettochelys insculpta isolate YL-2023 chromosome 23, ASM3395843v1, whole genome shotgun sequence genome has a window encoding:
- the UBIAD1 gene encoding ubiA prenyltransferase domain-containing protein 1 — MESEDRTEKISIAAESPRGGGVGEVGAGKNHPGTWRQKCAAYVLALRPWSFSASLTPVALGSALAYRSQGSLDPGLLVGSAVAVLAVHGAGNLVNTYYDFSKGIDHKKSDDRTLVDQILEPQDVVWFGVFLYTLGCICATCLYCLSTLKLEHLALVYFGGLSSSFLYTGGIGFKYVALGDLVILITFGPLAVMFAHAVQVGYLSVSPLFYAVPLALSTEAILHSNNTRDMESDQQAGIVTLAILIGPTFSYMLYNTLLFLPYLIFCVLATRYTISMALPLLTIPMAFSLERQFRSQSFSKLPQRTAKLNLLLGLFYVFGIILAPPGTLPKL, encoded by the exons ATGGAGTCTGAGGATCGAACGGAGAAGATTAGTATCGCTGCTGAGAGCCCTagaggaggtggtgtgggggaagTGGGTGCTGGGAAGAACCATCCAGGCACCTGGAGGCAGAAATGTGCAGCCTATGTCCTGGCTCTGCGGCCCTGGAGCTTCAGCGCCTCTCTAACTCCTGTAGCTCTGGGCAGTGCTCTAGCCTATCGGTCCCAAGGATCGCTAGATCCAGGTCTACTAGTGGGCAGTGCAGTGGCTGTCCTGGCTGTGCATGGAGCAGGCAACTTGGTTAATACCTACTATGACTTCTCCAAGGGCATTGACCATAAGAAGAGTGATGACCGGACATTGGTGGACCAGATCTTGGAGCCTCAGGATGTAGTCTGGTTTGGGGTTTTTCTCTATACTCTGGGCTGTATCTGTGCCACCTGCCTCTACTGTCTGTCCACTCTGAAACTGGAGCATCTGGCCCTGGTCTACTTTGGGGGACTTTCCAGTTCTTTTCTTTATACTGGAG GAATTGGATTTAAATATGTTGCACTTGGCGACTTGGTGATCCTCATCACGTTTGGGCCCTTAGCTGTCATGTTTGCCCATGCAGTGCAGGTTGGCTATCTGTCTGTCTCACCACTGTTCTATGCTGTCCCACTAGCTCTCAGCACGGAGGCCATTCTGCACAGCAACAACACTCGGGACATGGAGTCTGACCAGCAGGCAGGCATTGTCACCCTGGCAATCCTCATCGGCCCCACATTCTCCTACATGCTGTACAACACACTGCTCTTCCTGCCCTATCTGATTTTCTGTGTCTTGGCCACACGTTATACCATCAGCATGGCCCTGCCACTACTCACCATTCCTATGGCCTTTTCACTGGAGAGGCAGTTCCGGAGCCAGAGTTTCAGCAAACTTCCACAGCGGACAGCCAAGCTCAACCTTCTGCTGGGGCTCTTCTATGTTTTTGGTATTATTCTGGCACCACCAGGCACACTTCCCAAACTCTAA